The Urbifossiella limnaea nucleotide sequence CAGTACTTCTCCCGGCCTTCCAGCGCCCATGACTCGCACCGCGGCGGGGGGCACGTACTCCCATCTTGGTAACTCGCGCATGCGCCCGCTCCGGACTCGTAAGCGGTTGGCCGTCGAGCGGCTCGAAGACCGCACCAATCCGGGCGCCCACCCCGTCGCCACGGCCGCGGCAGCAGGCTACCGCGTCGGCGACCAGATCATCACCCTCGACACCCGCGCCGACGAGTTAGTGGTCGGCCTCCCCGGCGGCACCGCGGCGCTGGCTCCACTGGTCGCCACCGGCGGGCCTCTCGTCGGGCTGACCGCGGCGCGGTGGCTCACCCCCGAGCTCGTCGTCCTCGCCGGCCCCGCCGACTACGCCGCCAAGGCGGCCGCCATCCCCGGCGTCACCTTTACCGCGCCCGTGTACCAGAACCCCGACACCGGCGGCTGGCTCGTCGCTACGAACGAGGTGATCGTCGCCCTCGCTCCCGGCGCCGACCCGTCCGCGCTCGCCGACCCGCGCTTCGCGAGTTGGGAGCCGTTGCCCGGCACGCCCGACCAGTTTGTAGTCAAGGCCGCCGCCGGGTACGGCCCCGTGGCGCTGAGCCTGGCCGAAGCCCTGCACGGCGACCCACGCTTTACCTGGGCCGAACCGAACTTCTACCAGGACTTCCAGAAGCACTTCACGCCGAACGACACGCTCTATGCCAGCGAGTGGCACCTGAACAACACCGGGCAGGTCGCCGGGCAGACGGCCGGGGCCGACGTCGACGCCGAACTCGCCTGGGACGTCACGAAGGGGAGCCAGAACGTCGTCGTGGCGGTGGTGGACGACGGCATGGACATCACGCACCCGGACCTGGCGCCGAACGTCTTTATCAACCAGGGCGAGATCCCGGCCGCGGTCCGCGCCGCACTCACCGACGTGGACGGCGACGGGATCATCAGCTTCGTGGACCTGAACAACGCGGCGAACGTCGGCGCCGGCAAGGCCGTGGACGTGAACGGCAACGGCCGCATCGACCCGAACGACATCCTGTCGCCGACGGCATCCGGCGGGTGGGCCGACGGGGCCGACGGCAGCGACGGCAACGGGTACGTGGACGACCTGTGTGGGTGGGACTTCACCACGAACGGCACTACCGGCGACCTGAACCCTGGGGCCGATGTGGCCGGCGACAAACACGCCACGTCGGTGGCCGGGGTTGCGGTCGGGGTGGGAAACAACAACCTCGGCACCACCGGGATCGCCTTCCAGTCCCGCATCCTGCCGGTCCGCATCTTCAGCGGCAACACGATCACCTCCGACGCGAACGTGGCCGCCGCCATCTACTACGCCGCCGGGCGGACGCGGGACGGGCTCGGCACGTTTCGCTCCGGGGACGTGCTGAACAACTCGTGGGGCGGCGGCTCGCCGGTGGCCGCCATCACCGCCGCGTTCACCTGGGCGAGCAACACCGCGAAGGCCGGCAAGGGGGTGCCGACATTCGTCTCGAGCGGCGACGATTTTGCCTCCGCGGTGTCGTACCCGGCGAGCCTGGCGGGCTCACTGCCCGGCGTGATCGCCGTCGGCGCGAGCACCGACGTGGAAACCCGCGCGGCGTACAGCAACTACGGCCCGGAGCTCGACTTCGTGGCCCCGAGCGACGGCCCGAACTTCGGCGGCGTGTCCGGCATTGTCACCACCGACCGGCAGGGCACGAGCGGGTACAACACCGCCGCCGGGCTGACGGGGGACTACACCACCACGTTCGGCGGCACGTCGTCGGCGTCACCGCTGGCGGCCGGAATCGGTGCGCTGGTGCTGGCCGTGGACCCGACCCTGACCGCGGCGCAGGTACGGACCCTGATGCGGGCCACGACCGAGCTGATCGGCCCGAACGTGAACGCCGCCGGGTTCGCCGTCGGCTTCGGGTACGGGCGGGTGAACGCCAACGCGGCCGTGCGCGGCGTCGGCGTGGCCGAGGTGCAGGTGCTCGACGACCGCGCCGACGTGCCGGACGGCACCGGCTCTGTGAGCCTCGGCGGCGTGCCGGTCGGCGGGGTCGGGGCGACGCGAACGTTCCGCGTCCGCAACCAGGGCACGCTGCCGCTGACGCTCGGCGCGGTGAGCGTGACCGGCCCGTTCGAGGTGGTGAGCGGCCTCGGCAGCAGCACGCTCACGACCGGCCAGTACACCACGTTCACCCTCCGCTTCCTGCCGACCGCCAGCGGGGCCGCGACCGGCACCGTGACGTTCACCTCGAACGACCTGAACGAAGGCACGTTCGACTTCACCGTGTCCGGCACCGGGCTGACGCCGTCGCTGGCCGGGCGGGTGTACGAGGACTGGGCCGGGAACGGCACCGCCGACGCGAACGACCCGGGCGTCGCCGGCCGGCAGGTGTTCCTCGACCTGAACGGCAACGGCACCTACGACGCGACGCCGACCGCGGTCGTGTTCAACTCCGGGGCGGTGAACGTCGCCATTCCGGACGCCACCGGGGCGGTCGCCACCAGCACCCAGGCCGTGTCCGCCGCCGGGCTGGTGACGAAGGCGACGGTGCGGGTGAGCATCGCCCACACCTACGTCTCCGACCTGGCGATTGAGTTGGTCGGCCCGGGCGGGCAGTCGGTGATGCTGTTCAGCGGTCGGGGCGCGGCCGGCACCAACCTCACCAACACCGTGTTCGACGACGCTGCGGCCAACCCGATCGCCAGCGGCAGCTCCCCGTTCACCGCCACGTTCCGCCCCGAAGAGTCGCTGGCCGCGTTCATCGGGACCGCGGCCGGCGGCGCCTGGACGCTCCGCGTCCGCGACTCCGCCGCCGCCGACACCGGCACCATCTCCAACTGGACGCTCACCCTCACGGTCGCCGAGCCGACGCAGACGACGACCGCGGCCGGCACGTTCGCCTTCGCCGGGCTCCCGGCCGGGACGTACGCGGTGCGCACCGTCGTGCCGGGCGGGTGGACGGTCACCGGCCCGGCCGGCGGCAGCTACTCGCAGGCGCTGTCGGCCGGCGGGTCGGTCACCGGCCTGAACTTCGGCGCGGTGCGGCAAAACGCCGTGTACGGCCAGATGGCGAACGACCTGAACGGCAACGGCGTCCGCGACGCCGGCGAGCCCACGCTGGCCGGGTGGCGCGTGTTCGACGACCGCAACGGCAACGGCACCCTGGACGGCGGCGAGGTAAACGCCCTGACCGACGCCCTCGGCAACTACCTGCTGCCGGGGCTGGCCGCGGGGGCGACCACGATCCGGGTGGAGCGGCAGGCCGGCTACTTCACCACAATCGGCACCGCCGGGCTGCCGCTCACCATGGTCGCCGGTTCGACGTACCACGGCCGCGACTTCGGGGCCGTCTTCGACCCCGTGGTCCCGACCGCGGACATCATCGACGTGACGCCCGACCCGCGCACGTCGCCGGTGCCGTCGGTGGCGGTCGTGTTCAGCGAGGCCGTGACCGGGTTCGACCTGGCGGACCTGAGCCTGACCCGCGACGGCGGCGCGAACCTGCTGACCGCCGCGCAGACGCTGACGACGACCGACAACGTGACGTGGACGCTCGGCAACCTCGCCGGGCTGACGGCCGCCCCCGGGACGTACGTGCTGACGCTGACCGCGGCCGGCTCCGGCGTGGAGGACGCGGCGCAAAACGCGCTAGCGGCGAACGCCTCCGACAGCTGGGTGATGCTGATGGTGCCGGCGGCGTCGGTGTCGGACGTGACGGTGGGCGAGGCGGGCGGGCCGGTGGTGTTCACGGTGACGCTGTCGTACGCCTCGCCAGACACGGTGCTGGTGCCCTACTCGACCGCGGACGACACCGCGACGGTCGCCGACGGCGACTACACCGCGACATCGGGCACGCTGACGTTCCTGCCGAGCGAGACGACGAAAACGGTGAGCGTGCCGGTGACGAACGACATGTGGGACGAGCCGGACGAGACGTTCGTGCTCAACCTCGGCGAGCCGACGAACGCGGTCATCGGCGACGGCCAGGGCGTCGCCACCATCGCCGACGACGACCCGACGCCGGCGCTGTCGATCGGCGGCGTGACGCTCGCGGAGGGGACCGGCGGCACGACGGCGCTCGCGTTCACCGTCACCCTGTCGGCAGTGAGCGGGCGCAGCGTGACCGTGGGGTACGCCACCGCCGACGGCACCGCCACCGCCGCCGACGGCGACTACACCCTGGCGAGCGGCACCCTCACGTTCGCCCCCGGAGAGACGACCAAGACGGTCACCGTCCAGGTGACCGGGGACGCGCGGAACGAGACCGACGAGACGTTCGCCGTGAACCTGAGCGGCGCCACGAACGCCACCATCGGCACGGCCACCGGCACCGGCACGATCACCGACGACGACCCGCTGCCGACGCTGAGTGTCAACTCGGTGTCACACGCGGAGGGGGCCAGCGGCGGCACGGCGTTCGTGTTCACGGTGACGCTGTCGGCCGTCAGCGGTCGGACGGTGAGCGTGAGCTACGCGACCGCGAACGGCACCGCCACAACCGCCGACGGCGACTTCGTCGCGGCGGCCGGCACGCTCACGTTCGCTCCCGGCGAGACGAGCAAGACGGTCACCGTGGATGCGACCGGCGACCTGCGCAACGAGATCGACGAGACGTTCACCGTGAACCTGAGCGGCGCGACGAACGGGACGATCGGCGCGTCTAGCGGTACGGGCACCGTCTTGAACGACGACCCGGAACCGATCCTGAGTGTCGACTCGGTGTCGGCCGCGGAAGGCGGCGCGCTCGCGTTCACCGTGTCGCTGTCGGCAGTGAGCGGGCGCACCGTGACGGTGAACTACGCCACCGCGGACGGCAGCGCGACCGCCGGCAGCGACTACGCGGCGGCCTCGGGCACGCTCACGTTCGCCCCCGGCGAGACGAGCAAGACGGTCACCGTGTCCGCGACCAGCGACAACACCTTCGAGCCGGACGAGACGTTCACGCTGACGCTGAGCGGCGCCGCCAACGCCGGCGGCGCCGCCGGCACCGGCACCGGCACGATCGCCAACGACGACGCCATCCCGGCCGCGGCGCTGAGCACCGTCGCCGGTCCGGTCGCGGAGTCGGGCGACAGCGCCACGGTCGCGGTGACACTATCGAACCCATCGTACCTGCCGGTCACGGTGTCGTTCGTGCTCGGCGGCACCGCCACCGCCACCGACTTGGTGGCGCCGCCGGCGAGCGTCACAATCCCCGCCGGACAGTTGACCGCCAACGTCGTCGTCGTCGCCAGCACCGACACCGCCGACGAGCCGGACGAAACGGTGACGCTGACGATCGGAGGCGTCGTAAACGGCACCGCGGCCGGCGGCCCGGTCGTACTGACGATCGCCGACGACGACCTGCCCGTGGCTGCGCCCGCCGGCTTCGACCTATTCGAGGACGTGCCGTTCACCACGCCGGCGAGCCTGCTGGCGACGGCGAACGCGCAGCCGGGGTCGGTCGTGGAGTTGGTCGGCGCCGCGCCGGCCGGCGGCATGCTCAACCTGGCCCCGGCCGGGACGTTCACCTTCGCGCCGGCCGCGAACGCCAACGGCACCGTCGGCTTCAGCTACCGGGTGCGCAACCCGGCGGGCGAGGTGTCGGCCCCGGCGGCGGTCGCGCTCCGGGTCGCGGCGGTGAACGACCCGCCGGCGTTCACCCCCGGCCCGGACCAGGCCGACCCGCGCCGCGGCGGCCCGCAGGTCGTGCGCGGGTGGGCGACCGCCATCAGCGCCGGCCCGCCCGACGAGGCCAGCCAGCGGCTCACGTTCGAGGTGACCACCGACAACCCCGGCCTGTTCGCCGTCCAACCCGCGATCGACCCGGCGACCGGCACGCTCATGTACACGCCGGGCACCGGGTTCGGCACGGCCGTCGTCACGGTGCTGCTGCGCGACGACGCCGGTGGCGCCGACACCTCGCCGGCGCGCACGTTCACGATCAGCGTGCTGAAGTACCGCGACGACAACCTGCCGACGAACCAGGACGAGGTCGGGCGGATCGGCGTCGGCTCGGGGGACAGCGGTATCGTGGCGATGTTCCGCGGCGACGGCGCGGCGGCTGGCACGCTCACGCCGTTCACCGGAGCGTCGGCGCGCGTCGTCACCGCCGACGTGACCGGCGACGGCGTCGCCGACACGATTACCGCAACCGGCCCCGGGGTGCGCAGCCGGGTGGTGGTGATCGACGGCGCCACCGGGGCCGTGGCACGCACAATTCTGCCCTTCGAGGACACATTCACCGGCGGGCTGTTCGTGTCCGCGGCCGATGTGGACGGCGACGGCAAGGCCGAGATTGCCGTGTCGCCGGACACCGGCGGCGGCGGCCGCGTCACGGTGTTCGGCGCGGCCGGGGTGGTGGCCGACTTCTTCGGCATCGACGACCGGAACTTCCGCGGCGGCGCCCGGGTGACGTTCGGCGACGTGAACGGCGACGGCACCCCGGACTTGGTGGTCGTGGCCGGGTTCGGCGGCGGGCCGCGGACGGCGATCTACGACGGCGTGACGCTCCGCGGCGGCCCGTCGCGGCTGGTGAGCGACTTTTTCGCGTTCCCGGGGACGGACGCGGTA carries:
- a CDS encoding Calx-beta domain-containing protein — its product is MRPLRTRKRLAVERLEDRTNPGAHPVATAAAAGYRVGDQIITLDTRADELVVGLPGGTAALAPLVATGGPLVGLTAARWLTPELVVLAGPADYAAKAAAIPGVTFTAPVYQNPDTGGWLVATNEVIVALAPGADPSALADPRFASWEPLPGTPDQFVVKAAAGYGPVALSLAEALHGDPRFTWAEPNFYQDFQKHFTPNDTLYASEWHLNNTGQVAGQTAGADVDAELAWDVTKGSQNVVVAVVDDGMDITHPDLAPNVFINQGEIPAAVRAALTDVDGDGIISFVDLNNAANVGAGKAVDVNGNGRIDPNDILSPTASGGWADGADGSDGNGYVDDLCGWDFTTNGTTGDLNPGADVAGDKHATSVAGVAVGVGNNNLGTTGIAFQSRILPVRIFSGNTITSDANVAAAIYYAAGRTRDGLGTFRSGDVLNNSWGGGSPVAAITAAFTWASNTAKAGKGVPTFVSSGDDFASAVSYPASLAGSLPGVIAVGASTDVETRAAYSNYGPELDFVAPSDGPNFGGVSGIVTTDRQGTSGYNTAAGLTGDYTTTFGGTSSASPLAAGIGALVLAVDPTLTAAQVRTLMRATTELIGPNVNAAGFAVGFGYGRVNANAAVRGVGVAEVQVLDDRADVPDGTGSVSLGGVPVGGVGATRTFRVRNQGTLPLTLGAVSVTGPFEVVSGLGSSTLTTGQYTTFTLRFLPTASGAATGTVTFTSNDLNEGTFDFTVSGTGLTPSLAGRVYEDWAGNGTADANDPGVAGRQVFLDLNGNGTYDATPTAVVFNSGAVNVAIPDATGAVATSTQAVSAAGLVTKATVRVSIAHTYVSDLAIELVGPGGQSVMLFSGRGAAGTNLTNTVFDDAAANPIASGSSPFTATFRPEESLAAFIGTAAGGAWTLRVRDSAAADTGTISNWTLTLTVAEPTQTTTAAGTFAFAGLPAGTYAVRTVVPGGWTVTGPAGGSYSQALSAGGSVTGLNFGAVRQNAVYGQMANDLNGNGVRDAGEPTLAGWRVFDDRNGNGTLDGGEVNALTDALGNYLLPGLAAGATTIRVERQAGYFTTIGTAGLPLTMVAGSTYHGRDFGAVFDPVVPTADIIDVTPDPRTSPVPSVAVVFSEAVTGFDLADLSLTRDGGANLLTAAQTLTTTDNVTWTLGNLAGLTAAPGTYVLTLTAAGSGVEDAAQNALAANASDSWVMLMVPAASVSDVTVGEAGGPVVFTVTLSYASPDTVLVPYSTADDTATVADGDYTATSGTLTFLPSETTKTVSVPVTNDMWDEPDETFVLNLGEPTNAVIGDGQGVATIADDDPTPALSIGGVTLAEGTGGTTALAFTVTLSAVSGRSVTVGYATADGTATAADGDYTLASGTLTFAPGETTKTVTVQVTGDARNETDETFAVNLSGATNATIGTATGTGTITDDDPLPTLSVNSVSHAEGASGGTAFVFTVTLSAVSGRTVSVSYATANGTATTADGDFVAAAGTLTFAPGETSKTVTVDATGDLRNEIDETFTVNLSGATNGTIGASSGTGTVLNDDPEPILSVDSVSAAEGGALAFTVSLSAVSGRTVTVNYATADGSATAGSDYAAASGTLTFAPGETSKTVTVSATSDNTFEPDETFTLTLSGAANAGGAAGTGTGTIANDDAIPAAALSTVAGPVAESGDSATVAVTLSNPSYLPVTVSFVLGGTATATDLVAPPASVTIPAGQLTANVVVVASTDTADEPDETVTLTIGGVVNGTAAGGPVVLTIADDDLPVAAPAGFDLFEDVPFTTPASLLATANAQPGSVVELVGAAPAGGMLNLAPAGTFTFAPAANANGTVGFSYRVRNPAGEVSAPAAVALRVAAVNDPPAFTPGPDQADPRRGGPQVVRGWATAISAGPPDEASQRLTFEVTTDNPGLFAVQPAIDPATGTLMYTPGTGFGTAVVTVLLRDDAGGADTSPARTFTISVLKYRDDNLPTNQDEVGRIGVGSGDSGIVAMFRGDGAAAGTLTPFTGASARVVTADVTGDGVADTITATGPGVRSRVVVIDGATGAVARTILPFEDTFTGGLFVSAADVDGDGKAEIAVSPDTGGGGRVTVFGAAGVVADFFGIDDRNFRGGARVTFGDVNGDGTPDLVVVAGFGGGPRTAIYDGVTLRGGPSRLVSDFFAFPGTDAVNLRNGVFVAAGDVDGDGFADLAFGGGPGGAPRVFVLSGALVSAGRVDAAHAAPVANFFVAGNTSDRGGVRLAVKDADGDDRADVVAGSGEGSAARVRVYAGSGFGGGGEPGGFFDLEPFGGSVLASGVYVG